In a single window of the Synechococcus sp. WH 8016 genome:
- a CDS encoding DUF3181 family protein, with translation MTLDSADLRALTSTLADRLYIQVAGWHLYLGDAGLAEALAIECSALLDQGAVVAARQALEAVQVPIGGGSARLPMARLLPSSQLSDLEEILEGHCR, from the coding sequence ATGACTCTGGACTCAGCTGATCTACGGGCCCTCACCTCAACACTGGCGGACCGTCTTTACATCCAAGTGGCTGGATGGCACTTGTATTTGGGAGATGCCGGCTTAGCCGAAGCCCTTGCGATTGAATGCAGTGCGCTGCTCGACCAAGGCGCCGTGGTGGCAGCACGACAAGCCCTCGAGGCGGTTCAAGTGCCGATTGGGGGAGGAAGTGCGCGATTGCCGATGGCGCGTCTGTTGCCGTCCTCTCAACTTTCAGACCTCGAAGAGATTCTCGAAGGACACTGCCGATAA
- a CDS encoding 4-hydroxy-3-methylbut-2-enyl diphosphate reductase produces the protein MDTHAFKRSLHHSDRYNRRGFGRAEEVAGSLEQAYQSSLIGSIRDNGYRLTHGRLQVRLAEAFGFCWGVERAVAMAYETRRHYPQERIWITNEIIHNPSVNDHLREMDVLFISVEGGVKDFSGVASGDVVILPAFGATVQEMQLLNERGCHIVDTTCPWVSKVWTTVEKHKKQSFTSIIHGKVKHEETLATSSFAGTYLVVLDLEEARLVAEYILGNGDREAFMKRFSNASSPGFDPDRDLERLGVANQTTMLKSETEEIGRLFERTMLSKYGPTELNEHFLAFNTICDATQERQDAMFSLVDETVDLMVVIGGYNSSNTTHLQEIAVSRGIRSFHIDTPERIHSDNSIEHKPLGEELTLEELFLPEGPVTVGITSGASTPDRVVEHVIQRLIALSEN, from the coding sequence ATGGATACTCACGCCTTCAAACGCTCCCTGCATCACTCCGATCGCTACAACCGGCGAGGCTTCGGTCGAGCCGAAGAGGTGGCAGGCAGTTTGGAGCAGGCTTACCAGAGCAGCCTGATCGGGTCCATTCGAGACAACGGGTATCGCTTAACCCATGGCCGTCTCCAGGTCCGCCTTGCCGAAGCGTTTGGATTCTGCTGGGGCGTGGAGAGGGCTGTCGCCATGGCTTACGAGACGCGACGTCACTACCCACAAGAACGGATCTGGATCACCAACGAAATCATCCATAACCCATCGGTGAATGACCACCTGCGAGAAATGGACGTGTTGTTCATCTCCGTTGAGGGTGGAGTTAAGGATTTTTCTGGCGTGGCCTCGGGCGATGTGGTGATCCTTCCGGCTTTTGGTGCAACCGTTCAGGAGATGCAACTTCTCAATGAGCGTGGTTGCCACATTGTTGACACCACCTGTCCATGGGTTTCAAAGGTGTGGACAACGGTGGAGAAGCACAAGAAGCAATCCTTCACCTCGATCATTCACGGCAAGGTGAAACACGAAGAGACGCTGGCAACGAGTTCCTTTGCCGGTACGTATCTCGTTGTTCTCGATCTCGAGGAAGCCCGGCTTGTCGCTGAATACATTCTCGGGAATGGCGATCGCGAAGCGTTTATGAAACGGTTTTCAAACGCTTCTTCGCCAGGGTTTGACCCCGATCGTGATCTTGAACGCTTGGGTGTGGCCAACCAAACCACCATGCTCAAAAGTGAGACCGAAGAAATTGGCCGCTTGTTTGAGCGCACCATGCTCAGCAAGTACGGGCCCACAGAACTCAATGAGCATTTTTTAGCGTTCAACACCATCTGCGACGCCACCCAGGAGCGGCAAGATGCCATGTTCTCGCTCGTTGATGAAACCGTGGATCTCATGGTGGTGATTGGGGGCTACAACTCCTCCAACACGACCCACCTGCAAGAAATTGCCGTTAGCCGAGGGATCCGTTCCTTCCACATCGATACTCCAGAGCGCATTCACTCCGACAACTCGATTGAACACAAGCCCCTTGGCGAAGAACTCACCCTTGAAGAGCTGTTCCTGCCCGAGGGGCCCGTCACCGTCGGAATTACCTCCGGAGCCTCCACGCCAGATCGGGTCGTGGAGCATGTCATTCAGAGACTGATCGCCCTGAGCGAAAACTGA
- the glyA gene encoding serine hydroxymethyltransferase, giving the protein MTDRSAASINASLKAADPAIAGLIDQERMRQETHLELIASENFTSKAVMEAQGSVLTNKYAEGLPHKRYYGGCEHVDAIEELAISRAKDLFDAAWANVQPHSGAQANFAVFLALLQPGDTILGMDLSHGGHLTHGSPVNVSGKWFNVVQYGVDKETQRLDMEAIRQLALEHKPKLIICGYSAYPRAIDFAAFRSIADEVGAYLLADMAHIAGLVAAGVHASPVPHCDVVTTTTHKTLRGPRGGLILCRDAEFARRFDKAVFPGSQGGPLEHVIAAKAVAFGEALQPDFKAYSQQVVANAQALAARLQERSIDVVSGGTDNHVVLLDLRSIGMTGKVADLLVSDVHITANKNTVPFDPESPFVTSGLRLGTAALTTRGFDEKAFHEVADVIADRLQNPEDDAIQARCLERVSDLCKRFPLYAPALEPALA; this is encoded by the coding sequence ATGACAGATCGCTCCGCAGCCTCGATTAATGCATCTCTGAAGGCTGCAGACCCTGCCATTGCTGGTTTGATCGATCAGGAGCGGATGCGTCAAGAGACGCATCTTGAGTTGATCGCATCGGAGAACTTCACCTCCAAGGCGGTGATGGAAGCTCAGGGCTCGGTTCTGACGAATAAATACGCGGAGGGGCTACCTCACAAGCGTTATTACGGCGGTTGCGAGCACGTGGATGCCATCGAAGAATTGGCCATTTCAAGGGCGAAGGACCTCTTCGACGCAGCTTGGGCGAATGTTCAGCCCCACAGTGGCGCTCAGGCGAACTTCGCGGTGTTTCTTGCCTTGCTTCAGCCCGGTGACACGATCCTTGGGATGGATCTCAGCCATGGTGGGCACCTCACCCATGGCTCTCCGGTCAATGTGAGCGGCAAGTGGTTCAACGTGGTGCAGTACGGCGTTGATAAAGAGACGCAGCGCCTCGATATGGAGGCCATTCGCCAGCTGGCTCTCGAGCACAAGCCCAAATTGATTATTTGTGGCTATTCGGCCTACCCGCGCGCCATTGATTTTGCTGCGTTCCGCTCGATTGCGGATGAAGTGGGTGCGTACCTGTTGGCAGACATGGCCCATATCGCCGGCCTCGTGGCTGCTGGGGTGCATGCCAGCCCGGTCCCTCATTGTGATGTGGTGACCACCACCACGCACAAAACGCTGCGCGGCCCCCGTGGTGGTTTGATCCTTTGCCGCGATGCTGAATTCGCGCGCCGATTCGACAAGGCGGTGTTCCCAGGGTCGCAAGGTGGTCCGCTGGAACACGTGATTGCGGCCAAGGCCGTGGCCTTCGGCGAAGCCTTACAGCCCGATTTCAAGGCTTACAGCCAACAGGTTGTGGCCAATGCTCAGGCCCTCGCGGCCCGTCTTCAGGAGCGATCGATCGATGTGGTGAGTGGTGGTACTGATAACCATGTGGTGCTTTTGGATCTGCGCAGCATCGGGATGACCGGCAAGGTGGCTGATCTTTTGGTGAGTGATGTGCACATCACGGCCAACAAAAACACCGTTCCCTTTGATCCTGAGTCGCCCTTCGTGACGAGTGGTTTGCGTTTGGGAACGGCGGCCCTCACCACCCGCGGCTTCGACGAGAAGGCCTTCCACGAGGTTGCTGATGTGATCGCTGATCGGCTTCAGAACCCTGAGGATGACGCCATTCAGGCGCGTTGTTTGGAGCGAGTCAGTGACCTCTGCAAACGGTTTCCGCTCTACGCCCCTGCTCTGGAACCGGCTCTTGCATAA
- a CDS encoding DUF4079 domain-containing protein, whose product MTLPALPFAANFMHPLMMWGLLAAGGYSMFLGIKAKKVRTGTPEQRKALLPGKFAQRHYRWGSLILAVMVTGMIGGMAVTYINNGKLFVGPHLLVGLAMTGMIALAASLAPFMQQGNVIARKAHVGLNMGTLTLFLWQAVSGMEIVNKIWVNR is encoded by the coding sequence ATGACCCTGCCAGCTCTGCCTTTTGCCGCCAACTTCATGCACCCCCTAATGATGTGGGGGCTCTTGGCGGCAGGTGGTTATTCCATGTTTCTTGGCATCAAAGCCAAGAAGGTCCGGACAGGGACCCCAGAGCAGCGCAAGGCCCTGCTACCAGGCAAGTTTGCCCAGCGTCATTACCGCTGGGGAAGTCTGATCCTTGCGGTGATGGTGACCGGAATGATCGGTGGTATGGCCGTGACTTACATCAACAACGGCAAGTTGTTCGTGGGTCCGCATCTGCTCGTGGGCTTGGCGATGACCGGAATGATCGCCCTTGCCGCGTCCTTGGCTCCCTTCATGCAGCAGGGGAATGTGATTGCCCGGAAAGCTCACGTTGGGCTCAACATGGGCACCCTCACGTTGTTCCTGTGGCAGGCGGTGAGTGGAATGGAGATTGTGAACAAGATCTGGGTGAATCGCTGA
- the sfsA gene encoding DNA/RNA nuclease SfsA — translation MTGTSILQFPALSEGVLLKRYKRFLADVELNDGQVVTVHCANTGPMKGVLHPGGRVRVRHAPSPKRKLAWTWEQAEVPSSDGTLCWAGINTALPNKLIRALIEAGELKNQLGPIKTIRAEVPYGLNRRSRIDLLLTPDDSADDQRPIYVEVKNTTWSRGDVALFPDTVTERGQKHLEELTALIPEARGVLIPCLSRPDVTAFAPGDSADPRYGDLFRLAMAAGVEVLPCRFSFDEDRINWEGLQPVHNCQ, via the coding sequence ATGACCGGCACGTCGATTCTTCAGTTTCCTGCCCTCAGCGAAGGCGTGCTCCTGAAGCGCTACAAACGCTTTCTGGCTGATGTGGAGCTCAACGATGGACAGGTCGTCACCGTCCACTGCGCCAACACTGGTCCCATGAAAGGCGTGCTCCATCCCGGTGGAAGGGTCCGGGTCCGTCATGCCCCTTCCCCGAAGCGCAAGTTGGCTTGGACCTGGGAGCAGGCCGAGGTCCCAAGCAGCGACGGAACGCTGTGTTGGGCTGGCATCAATACGGCTTTGCCGAACAAACTGATTCGGGCCCTGATCGAAGCCGGAGAACTCAAAAACCAACTCGGCCCGATCAAGACCATCCGCGCCGAGGTTCCCTACGGCCTCAATCGCAGAAGTCGCATTGACCTATTGCTCACTCCAGACGACAGCGCAGACGATCAACGCCCCATTTATGTCGAAGTCAAAAACACCACCTGGAGCCGCGGCGACGTTGCGCTCTTCCCCGACACGGTGACGGAACGGGGCCAAAAACACCTGGAGGAACTCACGGCACTCATTCCTGAGGCAAGAGGGGTCTTGATTCCCTGCCTAAGCCGGCCGGATGTCACTGCTTTTGCCCCCGGGGACAGCGCCGATCCCCGCTACGGAGATCTGTTCAGGCTCGCTATGGCAGCAGGAGTGGAAGTGCTGCCTTGCCGCTTCAGTTTTGACGAAGATCGGATTAATTGGGAAGGACTCCAGCCGGTTCATAATTGTCAGTAA
- a CDS encoding ammonium transporter → MTTAYESPNWRRKSRLQEASLVEGPMLLLQSIRGFKTNRSLLWLGCVPLALFGLGLFNLSAHAAEMPELSAAFLANNLWLLVATILVIFMNAGFAMVEAGMCRQKNAVNILAKNLFVFALAVTAYWFVGYSLMYGDPIAAGWLYFNGLFFDPAVTPELISEAGLVPSVDFLFQAAFAGTAATIVSGLVAERVKFGEFVVFALVLTAFIYPVAGSWEWNGGWLNSVGDKEFIDFAGSSIVHSVGAWAGLVGAMLLGPRIGKFVDGKPQAIPGHNMAIATLGALILWIGWYGFNPGSQLAMDQWVPYVAVTTTLAAAGGAIGATVISTITSGKPDLTMIINGILAGLVSITAGCGNLTFVGSWVAGLIGGIIVVFAVSALDSSGIDDPVGAFSVHGVCGVWGTLVVGLWGFDIQGDGSPLGLLVGGGISQLGIQALGCAAYAIWTIVTCWIAWSVIGGLFGGIRVTEKEEIEGLDIGEHGMEAYPDFVSSGS, encoded by the coding sequence ATGACAACTGCTTACGAGTCGCCCAATTGGCGACGCAAATCTCGCCTTCAGGAGGCGAGTCTCGTGGAGGGCCCAATGCTTCTCCTTCAAAGCATTCGTGGGTTTAAAACCAATCGCTCACTCTTGTGGCTTGGCTGCGTGCCGCTGGCCCTTTTCGGGCTTGGGCTATTCAACCTGTCGGCTCATGCCGCAGAGATGCCAGAACTCAGCGCCGCCTTTTTAGCCAACAACCTTTGGTTACTGGTAGCAACGATTCTGGTGATCTTCATGAACGCCGGCTTCGCCATGGTGGAAGCCGGAATGTGTCGCCAAAAAAATGCAGTCAATATTCTCGCTAAGAACCTGTTTGTCTTTGCGCTTGCAGTAACCGCCTATTGGTTTGTCGGTTATTCCTTGATGTACGGCGATCCCATAGCCGCTGGCTGGCTCTACTTCAACGGGCTGTTTTTTGATCCGGCTGTTACGCCAGAACTGATCTCAGAAGCTGGCCTTGTTCCAAGTGTCGACTTCTTGTTTCAGGCGGCTTTCGCTGGAACTGCAGCAACAATCGTGTCTGGCCTCGTGGCAGAACGCGTGAAATTTGGCGAATTTGTGGTGTTTGCCCTGGTACTCACCGCATTTATCTACCCCGTTGCAGGGAGTTGGGAATGGAATGGCGGATGGCTGAATTCCGTTGGAGACAAAGAATTTATTGATTTTGCTGGATCATCCATTGTTCACTCCGTAGGAGCCTGGGCTGGTCTTGTTGGAGCCATGCTTCTTGGCCCACGCATTGGCAAATTCGTGGATGGCAAGCCTCAAGCCATCCCTGGCCACAACATGGCGATCGCCACTCTTGGGGCCCTGATTCTTTGGATTGGTTGGTATGGATTCAACCCCGGATCCCAGCTCGCTATGGATCAGTGGGTTCCTTATGTCGCAGTAACGACAACCTTGGCTGCAGCTGGTGGAGCCATCGGTGCCACCGTGATCTCAACCATTACATCAGGGAAACCTGATTTGACCATGATCATCAACGGCATCCTTGCCGGCCTGGTCAGCATCACGGCAGGTTGCGGCAACCTGACGTTTGTGGGCTCATGGGTTGCTGGTCTGATCGGCGGAATCATTGTCGTCTTCGCTGTTTCAGCTTTGGATTCATCAGGCATTGATGATCCAGTCGGAGCCTTCTCCGTCCATGGCGTCTGTGGCGTCTGGGGAACCTTGGTGGTTGGTCTTTGGGGTTTTGACATCCAAGGCGATGGCTCACCTCTGGGCCTGCTGGTCGGAGGTGGTATCAGCCAGCTCGGAATCCAAGCTCTGGGCTGCGCTGCTTACGCCATCTGGACGATCGTGACCTGCTGGATTGCATGGTCTGTGATCGGTGGGTTGTTCGGAGGCATCCGCGTCACCGAAAAAGAAGAAATTGAAGGTCTTGATATTGGTGAGCACGGTATGGAGGCCTATCCAGACTTCGTCTCATCTGGCAGCTGA
- a CDS encoding competence/damage-inducible protein A, with protein sequence MTAIADRSKRSGVEILCVGTELLLGNILNGNARWLSEELASLGLPHFRQTVVGDNRDRLIALVQEIAQRSSVLIVTGGLGPTPDDLTTEAIAAAFSVPLEERADVWSDIQDKAHSRGRTPGPETRRQALLPVGAEVLWNPTGTAPGMIWTPVPGFTVLTFPGVPSEMKAMWKAMAAPWFRSSGLSKGVFVSRLLHFWGIGESTLAEQVSDLLDGVNPTVAPYAGRGEVKLRITACADEPAQAWKLVDQTEQELRRRTGNLCFGMDQDSLASVVLKRLGQAGQTLSVAESCTGGGLGAELTAVPGASSVMLGGVISYANAVKRDLLSVPEALLEQHGAVSAPVAEAMALGVRRLTGSDWALSVTGIAGPDGGTPEKPVGLVFVAVAGPDGCSSQRLRLGNTRGREWIRTVSAGEVLNALRLRLIAKAEKACSEQEP encoded by the coding sequence ATGACCGCCATCGCTGATCGCTCGAAGCGCTCGGGTGTTGAGATCCTCTGCGTTGGGACGGAGCTTCTGCTTGGCAACATCCTCAATGGCAATGCGCGTTGGTTGTCGGAGGAGCTTGCTTCTCTTGGTCTCCCTCATTTTCGCCAAACGGTTGTGGGAGACAACCGTGATCGCCTGATTGCGTTGGTTCAGGAAATCGCGCAACGCTCCAGCGTGTTGATCGTGACCGGTGGGCTTGGACCAACCCCGGATGACCTCACTACGGAGGCGATTGCCGCTGCGTTTTCTGTTCCTTTGGAAGAGCGAGCCGACGTTTGGTCTGACATTCAAGACAAGGCCCATAGCCGCGGTCGTACCCCTGGCCCTGAAACCCGCCGTCAGGCGCTCTTGCCAGTTGGGGCCGAGGTTCTATGGAATCCAACGGGAACGGCCCCCGGCATGATCTGGACCCCCGTGCCTGGATTCACAGTGCTCACGTTTCCCGGTGTGCCCAGTGAGATGAAGGCGATGTGGAAGGCCATGGCCGCGCCCTGGTTCCGTTCGTCCGGCCTTTCGAAGGGTGTGTTTGTGAGCCGTCTCCTTCATTTCTGGGGAATTGGTGAGTCCACGTTGGCTGAACAGGTGTCTGATCTCTTGGATGGGGTGAACCCCACGGTTGCTCCCTATGCCGGTCGTGGAGAGGTGAAGCTCCGGATTACGGCCTGCGCTGATGAGCCTGCGCAGGCTTGGAAGCTGGTGGATCAAACCGAGCAGGAGTTGCGTCGGCGCACGGGCAACCTGTGCTTTGGCATGGATCAAGATTCGCTGGCTTCTGTTGTGTTGAAGCGGCTGGGGCAAGCCGGCCAAACCCTGTCTGTGGCGGAATCCTGCACGGGTGGCGGGTTAGGTGCTGAGCTCACAGCGGTGCCCGGTGCCTCTTCCGTGATGCTTGGTGGGGTGATCTCCTATGCCAATGCCGTTAAGCGAGATCTGTTGTCCGTGCCTGAAGCGTTGCTCGAGCAGCACGGTGCCGTCAGTGCGCCAGTGGCGGAGGCGATGGCGCTGGGTGTTCGTCGTCTCACCGGATCGGACTGGGCGCTTTCGGTCACGGGAATCGCTGGCCCTGATGGCGGAACGCCGGAAAAACCCGTGGGATTGGTGTTTGTTGCTGTCGCTGGGCCGGATGGATGCAGCAGTCAGCGGTTGCGCTTGGGGAACACTCGCGGCCGGGAGTGGATCCGGACCGTCAGTGCTGGGGAGGTTTTGAATGCCCTGCGCTTGCGCTTAATCGCCAAGGCTGAGAAGGCGTGCTCGGAGCAGGAACCCTAA
- the murJ gene encoding murein biosynthesis integral membrane protein MurJ, with protein sequence MARSLKRIALVVTYGTLLSKVGGLVRQLVIAAAFGVGAAYDAYNYAYVLPGFLLILLGGINGPFHSAMVSVLSRRPREEGAHILATLNTMVSTLLLGVTLVLVVAADPLITLVGPGLSSELHRIAVVQLQVMAPMALLAGLIGLGFGSLNAADEFWIPAISPLMSSLALILGIGLLWWQAGSAISTPALALWGGVVLALSTLVGAVLQWLLQLPALMKQGLVQLRLAWDWRHPGVQEVWQVMGPATLSSGMLQINVFTDLFFASGLLGAAAGLGYANLLVQTPLGLISNALLVPLLPTFSRLTAPQDRPELITRIRQGLMLSTASMLPLGALFLALATPIVALVYERGAFNQGAVELVTGLLMAYGLGMPAYLGRDVLVRVFYALGDGTTPFRLSVIGIGLNVVFDWALVGGPTPWGPQLPFNFGAAGLVLATVLINVLTCVALLLALQQRLKVLPLKQWGLDGLRLTVAAAGAGIVAWGLSQGVRWPVDLVGRLLQVGLSGSLGGLVFVALGQAFAVQEVREISQGLTRRFIRR encoded by the coding sequence ATGGCGAGATCTCTGAAGCGCATTGCCCTGGTCGTCACCTACGGCACGTTGTTGAGCAAGGTTGGTGGCTTGGTGCGTCAGTTGGTGATTGCAGCCGCCTTTGGGGTGGGTGCTGCCTACGACGCTTACAACTACGCCTACGTCCTCCCTGGCTTCCTATTAATCCTTTTGGGCGGGATTAACGGGCCCTTCCATAGCGCGATGGTGAGCGTGCTCAGTCGCCGTCCCCGGGAGGAGGGAGCGCACATTTTGGCCACGTTGAACACGATGGTCAGCACGCTGCTGCTTGGGGTAACCCTTGTGTTGGTCGTGGCGGCTGATCCCCTAATCACGCTTGTTGGCCCTGGTCTGAGTTCGGAGTTGCACCGCATCGCCGTGGTGCAACTGCAAGTGATGGCGCCGATGGCTCTGTTGGCCGGCCTGATCGGCCTTGGCTTTGGATCGCTAAATGCTGCTGATGAGTTCTGGATCCCAGCGATTTCGCCGTTGATGTCCAGCCTTGCTCTCATCCTGGGCATCGGTTTGCTCTGGTGGCAGGCGGGATCTGCGATCTCAACGCCCGCTCTCGCCCTGTGGGGAGGGGTGGTGTTGGCTTTATCCACCCTGGTGGGGGCGGTTCTGCAATGGCTTCTGCAGCTGCCTGCCCTCATGAAGCAGGGCTTGGTTCAATTGCGTCTCGCCTGGGATTGGCGCCATCCCGGTGTTCAGGAGGTTTGGCAGGTGATGGGCCCTGCCACCCTGTCGTCGGGAATGCTGCAGATCAATGTGTTTACCGATCTGTTTTTTGCTTCGGGGTTGCTTGGAGCGGCGGCAGGGCTTGGTTACGCCAATTTGTTGGTCCAGACCCCGCTGGGGTTGATTTCCAACGCGTTGTTGGTGCCACTGTTGCCCACCTTTTCCCGGTTGACGGCTCCACAAGATCGCCCAGAGCTGATCACTCGAATCCGCCAGGGTTTGATGTTGTCGACGGCATCAATGCTTCCCCTTGGTGCCTTGTTTTTGGCCCTCGCAACCCCAATTGTGGCTCTGGTGTACGAGCGGGGTGCGTTTAATCAAGGTGCGGTGGAGCTTGTTACGGGCTTGTTGATGGCCTATGGACTTGGCATGCCGGCCTATCTCGGCCGAGATGTGTTGGTGCGCGTGTTCTATGCCCTGGGCGACGGCACCACACCCTTTCGCCTTTCGGTCATCGGTATTGGCCTGAATGTGGTGTTCGACTGGGCCCTGGTGGGTGGGCCAACGCCTTGGGGACCGCAACTTCCCTTCAATTTCGGAGCAGCAGGTCTGGTGCTGGCCACCGTCTTGATCAATGTGCTGACCTGCGTTGCGCTGTTGTTAGCTCTGCAGCAGCGCTTGAAAGTCTTGCCTTTAAAACAGTGGGGCTTGGATGGTTTGCGCCTCACGGTTGCAGCCGCTGGAGCTGGGATCGTGGCCTGGGGATTGAGCCAAGGGGTGCGTTGGCCCGTTGATCTAGTGGGCCGACTCTTGCAGGTAGGCCTGTCGGGATCGCTAGGGGGTTTGGTGTTTGTGGCGTTAGGGCAAGCCTTTGCTGTTCAAGAGGTTCGCGAGATCAGCCAAGGTCTGACGCGTCGCTTCATTCGTCGCTGA
- a CDS encoding glycosyltransferase family 4 protein, protein MTFASTPLAVASASLVVAAVITTLLVPLVRQLGLKLGLTDQPDPRKQHTTPMVRLGGIALVLGFCLSLGVTWWMGGFGMLAPARDQLIWTTLAGSLCFFVIGLADDLFALSPWPRLAGQIAVSVVVWSQGVRIGAIDLPWLANSSEALLLPDLLSLLATVIWLVGITNAINWLDGLDGLAAGVAGIAAVGLVSVSFSLHQSAAAFLAAALAGSCLGFLRHNFNPARIFMGDGGSYFLGFTLAAVSIVGPAKGLTTVSLLLPLLILSLPLADMSAVIMGRLSDGHSPFYPDRRHLHHRLLRAGFSHRRTVVLIYVFTQWLASLAMVVANVEMRFLWLGLATAILVATVVTINRQRHLEAAIEPSDLKPSDLESSSNDRHR, encoded by the coding sequence GTGACGTTTGCGAGCACTCCTCTCGCAGTCGCTTCGGCGAGCCTGGTGGTGGCGGCCGTCATTACGACGTTGCTCGTCCCCCTCGTGCGGCAGCTGGGGTTGAAATTGGGTCTCACAGATCAGCCCGATCCCCGCAAACAGCACACCACCCCCATGGTCCGATTGGGGGGCATCGCCTTGGTGCTGGGTTTTTGTTTGTCCCTGGGGGTGACTTGGTGGATGGGCGGTTTTGGCATGTTGGCTCCGGCCCGTGACCAGCTCATTTGGACCACGCTTGCGGGGTCTCTCTGCTTTTTTGTGATCGGTCTTGCGGACGATCTGTTTGCCCTGTCTCCTTGGCCGCGCTTGGCGGGTCAGATTGCTGTTTCGGTGGTTGTTTGGTCCCAGGGAGTCCGTATTGGAGCGATTGATCTTCCCTGGTTAGCGAACAGCTCCGAAGCCTTGCTGCTTCCGGATCTGCTCAGCTTGCTCGCCACGGTGATCTGGTTGGTGGGGATCACCAATGCGATCAACTGGCTGGATGGTCTGGATGGCTTGGCTGCAGGTGTGGCTGGAATCGCAGCGGTTGGCTTGGTGTCCGTGAGCTTTTCGCTGCATCAGTCAGCGGCTGCTTTTCTTGCTGCCGCGTTAGCTGGAAGTTGTCTTGGCTTCCTCCGTCACAACTTCAATCCAGCGCGCATCTTTATGGGTGATGGCGGATCGTATTTTTTGGGATTCACCCTGGCCGCCGTCAGCATTGTTGGCCCGGCGAAAGGGCTCACAACGGTGAGCTTGTTGCTGCCGTTATTGATTCTTTCCTTGCCCTTAGCCGATATGTCGGCTGTGATCATGGGGCGTCTCAGCGATGGTCACTCCCCCTTTTATCCGGATCGCCGTCACCTCCATCACCGCCTCCTACGTGCTGGGTTTAGCCATCGACGCACGGTTGTCTTGATCTATGTGTTCACGCAGTGGTTGGCGTCCTTGGCGATGGTCGTGGCCAACGTGGAAATGCGTTTTCTCTGGCTTGGATTGGCGACAGCCATCCTCGTTGCCACGGTCGTGACCATCAACCGTCAGCGTCATCTTGAAGCGGCCATCGAACCATCAGACCTGAAACCATCAGACCTGGAATCTTCATCCAATGACCGCCATCGCTGA
- a CDS encoding DUF1997 domain-containing protein: MLLLTRPSTDTLRGSDSRQVRCYRSEFRDRMEMRADFQTVGAYLDRHEGWFRRCAAPMEVKAIDEQAYALTLGRFGNFGFEVEPTIGLRLLPQNAGNYAISTVPLSNQDPALADLYDVDFQANLSLEDNSSSDASEELTAVSWDLDLSVWIHLPKMITLLPDGLVQSSGDHLLRQIVRQISRRLTWKVQEDFHASHGLVCPPRRRAAF, from the coding sequence GTGCTGCTCTTGACGAGACCCTCAACCGACACATTGCGCGGTAGCGATAGCCGTCAAGTCCGCTGTTATCGCAGTGAATTTCGCGATCGCATGGAGATGCGTGCTGACTTTCAAACCGTCGGGGCTTACCTCGATCGGCACGAAGGCTGGTTTCGCCGTTGTGCCGCTCCCATGGAGGTGAAGGCCATTGACGAGCAGGCCTATGCCCTTACGCTCGGACGCTTTGGCAACTTCGGTTTTGAGGTCGAACCCACGATCGGCCTGCGCCTCCTACCGCAGAACGCTGGTAATTACGCGATCTCTACAGTGCCTCTCAGCAATCAAGATCCAGCCCTAGCGGATCTATACGACGTTGATTTCCAGGCCAACCTCAGCCTTGAGGACAACAGCTCGAGTGACGCCTCCGAAGAGCTCACGGCGGTGAGCTGGGATCTTGATCTATCCGTTTGGATTCACCTGCCCAAGATGATCACCCTGCTCCCTGACGGGCTGGTTCAGTCCAGTGGTGATCACCTTTTGCGCCAAATTGTGCGGCAAATTTCCAGGCGTCTCACCTGGAAAGTGCAAGAAGATTTCCATGCAAGCCATGGTCTTGTCTGCCCGCCAAGACGACGGGCAGCCTTTTGA